From the Pedobacter cryoconitis genome, one window contains:
- a CDS encoding alginate lyase family protein, giving the protein MNRTKSWLICLGLVTLTAFMIQCKKSVAADGTNNPVSNSSVNGAQLVSFVHPALLNTQASLDLIASQTNGGDADRTAAYQKVTDFINSHKYPTSFPATVVVGSNGATSPSKNQIRSDSELAYATALRWAKTGNATYATQTIAILNGWARNFKDYALLDGDTNANQPDLEASWMTPTFVAAAEIIRYYKVNGQSAGWSDADINQFSTFISLVKDNYINKIPKYNNNWDASAGYAKMAIGVFLNSTTVYQNGLDFVKTYLPVVINPDGTLPELCDRKDCVHYQYSLTAFAYAAEIARLQGDNSLWTMNSNLISKGYDFMRKAYDRTTGCNYCTVNSPVFPGTEIAYNYYKTANLKTLRELQPPLGVPNDNTFLGFTTYTHFGVTGL; this is encoded by the coding sequence ATGAACAGAACTAAATCCTGGCTGATTTGTCTTGGCCTGGTAACGCTAACTGCATTTATGATACAATGCAAAAAGTCTGTAGCCGCTGATGGTACAAATAACCCAGTCAGCAATTCCAGTGTAAATGGAGCTCAATTAGTTTCATTTGTACATCCCGCACTGCTGAATACGCAGGCAAGTCTTGACCTGATTGCTTCACAAACTAACGGGGGTGATGCTGATCGGACTGCTGCCTACCAAAAGGTAACTGATTTTATTAACAGCCATAAATACCCGACATCATTTCCTGCAACAGTTGTGGTTGGATCCAATGGAGCAACTTCTCCTTCAAAAAACCAGATTAGAAGTGATTCCGAATTAGCTTATGCAACGGCTTTACGCTGGGCTAAGACCGGAAATGCAACTTATGCAACACAAACAATTGCCATTTTAAACGGCTGGGCAAGGAATTTCAAGGATTATGCTTTACTGGATGGGGACACAAATGCTAATCAGCCAGATCTGGAAGCTTCCTGGATGACACCAACTTTTGTAGCTGCTGCCGAGATTATCAGATATTATAAAGTTAATGGACAGTCTGCTGGCTGGTCTGACGCTGATATCAATCAGTTTTCAACCTTTATATCGCTTGTGAAAGACAATTACATCAATAAAATTCCAAAGTATAATAACAACTGGGATGCTTCTGCCGGATATGCGAAAATGGCCATTGGTGTTTTCCTGAATAGTACAACGGTTTATCAGAATGGATTAGATTTTGTTAAAACCTATCTTCCTGTTGTGATTAATCCAGACGGAACTTTACCTGAACTTTGTGATAGAAAAGACTGCGTACATTACCAGTATTCGTTAACAGCTTTTGCTTATGCAGCTGAGATTGCAAGGCTTCAGGGTGATAATTCACTTTGGACGATGAATTCAAATCTGATTAGTAAAGGATATGATTTTATGAGAAAAGCTTATGATCGTACTACAGGTTGTAATTACTGTACTGTGAATAGTCCGGTATTTCCTGGTACTGAAATCGCTTATAATTATTATAAAACGGCAAATCTTAAAACTTTAAGAGAATTGCAGCCACCTCTTGGCGTACCGAATGACAATACATTTTTAGGTTTTACTACCTATACTCATTTTGGAGTTACAGGTCTTTAA
- a CDS encoding helix-turn-helix domain-containing protein gives MDKTQTLEHFYQQKFNSVPQTLQNGVGHFNVFRIEDCHGPNATPVTYSRRDFYKVSLIRGEYLYHYADKSLVVKGTTLIFFNPNVPYTVQALSESTTGYFCIFTESFFTEKIRGSLNELPMFSIGGKPAYFLNDTQEQFVAGIFEKMLEEINSDYVFKYDLLRNYVTELTHYALKSEPSESLYQHPNAQSRITAVFTELLERQFPIETPSQRFALRSAKDFAERLAVHVNHLNRSIKVTTGKTTTDLISERVLTEAKSLLKHTDWNISEIGYCLGFEEAAHFNNFFKKQTAFTPGHFRNV, from the coding sequence ATGGATAAGACACAAACATTAGAACACTTTTATCAGCAAAAGTTTAATAGTGTTCCCCAGACCTTACAGAATGGTGTAGGGCATTTTAATGTTTTCCGTATTGAAGATTGTCATGGGCCAAATGCTACTCCTGTTACCTACAGCCGCAGGGATTTCTATAAAGTGAGCTTGATACGTGGAGAGTATTTATATCATTATGCGGATAAAAGTTTAGTTGTTAAAGGCACTACCTTAATATTTTTCAATCCCAATGTTCCTTATACAGTACAGGCGCTTTCTGAAAGCACCACCGGCTACTTCTGCATCTTTACAGAGTCTTTCTTTACAGAAAAAATTCGTGGGAGCCTGAATGAACTGCCAATGTTTAGTATAGGAGGGAAGCCTGCTTATTTTTTAAATGATACACAGGAACAATTTGTTGCCGGTATCTTTGAAAAAATGCTGGAGGAAATAAATTCTGATTACGTATTTAAGTATGATTTGCTGCGTAATTATGTGACTGAATTAACGCATTACGCATTAAAATCTGAGCCTTCTGAAAGCCTGTACCAACATCCAAATGCACAATCCAGGATAACTGCTGTATTTACCGAATTATTGGAACGTCAGTTTCCTATCGAAACGCCTTCCCAAAGATTTGCGCTGCGTTCTGCTAAAGACTTCGCAGAACGACTGGCAGTACATGTAAATCATTTAAACAGGTCTATCAAGGTCACTACTGGTAAAACCACCACAGATCTGATCTCAGAGCGTGTATTAACGGAAGCTAAGTCTTTATTGAAACATACGGACTGGAACATTTCTGAAATTGGCTACTGCCTTGGCTTTGAGGAAGCAGCTCATTTCAACAACTTCTTTAAAAAGCAAACAGCCTTTACACCAGGACATTTTAGAAATGTTTGA
- the gwsG gene encoding grasp-with-spasm system ATP-grasp peptide maturase, whose translation MTVVIISTDGDQSTYNVIDWLHHFKIKVHLIDDKNRLHVNSVQLSKNNHLRFEYDNKKIDLMEIHSFWHRRGNISIAFPAIKYLEDFDFEKQFVKHLDQEQRKLKEYFNFEFRQKKHLGNIFQTDINKLIVLEKAQRLGIAIPDTLITSNKEELLNFKSKYQSIICKPLSDGLMAHDLEIGIITYYTNIISDDNLKILNNTFTVSLFQEKIEKKYELRIFFIDGDFYTMAIFSQEDTKTSVDFRKYNYVKPNRTVPYNLPVSVKDMLKVLMRELNLNTGSIDMAVTLKNDYVFFEINPIGQFGMTSYPCNYYLEKKIANYLSN comes from the coding sequence ATGACCGTAGTTATAATATCTACTGATGGGGATCAATCCACTTACAATGTGATAGATTGGCTTCATCATTTTAAAATAAAAGTCCATTTAATTGATGATAAGAATAGATTGCATGTAAATTCTGTGCAGCTTTCTAAGAATAATCATCTTAGGTTTGAATATGATAATAAGAAAATAGACCTTATGGAAATACATTCATTCTGGCATAGACGAGGTAATATTTCCATTGCTTTTCCAGCTATTAAGTATCTTGAAGATTTTGATTTTGAAAAACAGTTCGTTAAACATCTAGATCAAGAACAGCGAAAATTAAAAGAATATTTCAATTTTGAATTTAGACAGAAGAAACACCTAGGCAATATATTCCAGACAGATATCAATAAACTAATTGTTCTTGAAAAGGCACAAAGGCTTGGTATTGCTATCCCAGATACTTTAATCACTAGTAATAAGGAAGAATTACTAAATTTTAAATCTAAATATCAAAGCATAATTTGTAAACCATTATCAGATGGCCTAATGGCGCACGATTTGGAAATAGGTATCATCACTTATTATACAAATATAATAAGTGATGATAATTTAAAAATTTTGAATAACACATTTACTGTTTCACTATTCCAAGAGAAAATTGAAAAGAAGTATGAACTTCGGATTTTCTTTATTGATGGCGACTTCTACACTATGGCGATATTTTCGCAAGAGGATACAAAAACATCCGTAGATTTTAGAAAATATAATTACGTTAAACCGAATAGAACAGTTCCATATAATCTTCCGGTTAGTGTTAAAGATATGTTGAAGGTGCTAATGCGGGAATTGAACCTTAATACTGGATCGATTGATATGGCAGTAACTTTAAAAAATGATTATGTATTTTTCGAGATTAATCCAATAGGTCAATTTGGAATGACCTCCTACCCATGCAACTACTATTTAGAAAAAAAAATCGCTAACTACTTATCAAATTAA
- a CDS encoding DinB family protein yields MYRSIEDFENDWKNEENSTLQIFRNITNETKSIKIHENVRTLDRLAWHITQTIPEMGSHAGLMTENLLDGLPIPESFEEIIKVYQEYNTLLLKRVKSKWTDSTLGDKVDMYGQVWTKGQVLSVFVTHQTHHRAQMTVVMRMVGLPVPGIYGPAKEEWADMGIPAMD; encoded by the coding sequence ATGTACCGTAGTATTGAAGATTTCGAAAATGACTGGAAGAATGAAGAGAATAGTACGCTTCAAATATTCCGTAACATTACGAATGAAACTAAATCCATTAAAATCCACGAAAATGTAAGAACATTAGACAGGTTAGCCTGGCACATTACCCAGACTATACCCGAAATGGGATCACATGCTGGTTTGATGACAGAAAATCTGCTTGATGGACTTCCAATACCAGAAAGCTTTGAAGAAATCATAAAGGTCTATCAGGAATACAATACACTACTATTGAAAAGAGTAAAGTCAAAATGGACGGACTCTACCTTAGGCGACAAAGTAGACATGTATGGTCAGGTCTGGACGAAAGGACAAGTATTGTCCGTATTCGTTACTCATCAGACCCATCACCGCGCACAAATGACAGTTGTGATGCGTATGGTAGGCTTGCCTGTTCCGGGTATATATGGCCCTGCTAAAGAAGAATGGGCTGACATGGGTATTCCCGCTATGGATTAA
- a CDS encoding GNAT family N-acetyltransferase, whose amino-acid sequence MEILTLKPTDELSGFWNVLSTFRTNLREDTYQQELSEMIKNGFHLIYIIDNGEIAGFAGYRYIQKLFTGKTIYIDDLFTLPQYRGKGYAASLLEYIHKEAEAAGMNKVELDSGPTRNDAHRLYLNHKYIITSMHFSRPVSS is encoded by the coding sequence ATGGAAATATTAACTTTAAAACCAACAGATGAGCTGTCCGGATTCTGGAATGTGCTCAGTACTTTTCGAACCAATTTGCGGGAAGATACTTACCAGCAGGAATTATCAGAGATGATTAAAAATGGTTTTCATTTAATCTATATAATTGATAATGGAGAAATTGCGGGCTTTGCAGGATACCGTTATATCCAGAAGCTTTTTACGGGGAAAACGATCTATATCGATGATCTGTTTACCTTGCCTCAATACCGCGGCAAAGGTTATGCGGCTTCTTTACTAGAATATATCCATAAAGAAGCGGAAGCAGCAGGTATGAATAAAGTAGAACTGGATAGCGGCCCTACCAGAAATGATGCACACCGGTTATACCTAAATCATAAATATATCATTACCAGCATGCATTTTTCACGGCCTGTTTCTTCCTGA
- a CDS encoding DUF4303 domain-containing protein, translated as MQEIDFNKIQNELLAFTKTEVSKFLAAHPDEVFYAFAFDCNAEDAEVNLCFNTESAFSTLLTESQSGKYKASYQTVEQINELRYNTGDWEYQSFATTYVLSEEELFGDGEDDDHEETEDDEGPANELTQNLLLHFSKTLVEFTKTEEYQKIHKTPDFKIFCIDHDENLDEAELRMSSVS; from the coding sequence ATGCAGGAAATAGATTTTAATAAAATACAAAATGAGTTACTGGCTTTTACAAAAACTGAGGTAAGCAAGTTCTTAGCAGCGCATCCCGATGAAGTTTTTTACGCATTTGCATTTGATTGTAACGCAGAAGATGCCGAAGTAAATTTGTGTTTCAATACAGAAAGTGCCTTTTCAACTCTCCTTACAGAATCTCAAAGTGGAAAGTATAAAGCTTCTTATCAAACTGTAGAACAAATTAATGAACTGAGATATAATACCGGCGATTGGGAGTATCAATCTTTTGCCACCACTTATGTACTTTCTGAGGAAGAATTATTTGGTGATGGTGAAGATGATGATCATGAGGAAACTGAAGATGACGAAGGACCTGCCAATGAACTCACACAAAATTTGCTATTGCATTTTTCTAAAACCTTAGTTGAATTTACCAAAACTGAAGAATACCAGAAAATCCATAAGACACCGGATTTTAAAATATTCTGTATAGATCACGATGAAAATCTGGATGAAGCAGAACTAAGGATGAGCAGCGTCAGCTAA
- a CDS encoding glycosyltransferase family A protein, producing MGLINDNDYSAVLWNKNGKHRHYSKNILSFEFEEEDYDYLLFLKFENRLLDSILNIDALIMSLELIYNQNPTTFVILTPRKVPPLYAASEDEFVYSFSCNFQYFKRLASLFNTPSYLFTNILFELLDQISKDNSEFTGILIKQLPFEGDKVISVNSCNVVIPHRGDNEYLRNALSFLNHVDGTEIYVGIDQEVTENLLRLKKNYPNVSFYSFTPNPVGPYVIRNRLIDLSDNELVFFQDSDDIPCADRFVRISDYMKENGCQLCGSHELRLDYYDRTARSIRFPINVSRALETGPWHSLLHPASAITRKAFYDCGKLSEERTFGNDTKFLLSSFFILNNIRNVDEFFYIRKIHPGSLTTSPDTMIGSSIRKKLTRTWNSDFEEVRERGMKLENSSLKYEGSKLIFVVRKL from the coding sequence ATGGGGTTAATAAACGATAATGACTATAGTGCTGTACTTTGGAATAAAAATGGCAAGCATAGACATTATTCTAAAAATATTCTAAGTTTTGAATTTGAGGAAGAGGATTATGATTATCTACTATTTTTGAAATTTGAAAATAGGCTGTTGGATTCAATTCTAAATATTGATGCTCTAATCATGTCACTAGAATTAATTTATAATCAAAATCCAACAACCTTTGTAATTCTTACACCTAGAAAAGTTCCACCACTTTATGCTGCAAGCGAGGATGAATTTGTATATTCTTTCAGCTGTAATTTTCAGTATTTCAAAAGACTGGCTAGCCTTTTCAATACCCCCTCTTATTTATTTACGAATATCTTGTTTGAATTGTTAGATCAAATATCAAAAGATAATTCTGAATTTACAGGAATACTAATAAAGCAACTCCCTTTTGAAGGTGATAAAGTTATATCAGTAAATAGCTGTAATGTTGTTATTCCCCATAGAGGTGACAATGAATATTTACGAAATGCCCTATCTTTTTTAAATCATGTAGATGGAACAGAAATATATGTCGGTATTGACCAGGAGGTAACTGAAAACCTACTTCGACTCAAAAAGAATTATCCTAACGTTTCATTTTATAGTTTCACACCTAATCCAGTTGGACCTTACGTGATTCGAAACAGATTGATTGACCTAAGCGATAACGAGCTCGTATTTTTCCAAGACTCTGATGATATTCCTTGTGCGGATCGTTTTGTGAGAATATCAGATTATATGAAAGAAAATGGCTGTCAATTATGTGGTTCCCATGAACTCAGACTTGATTATTACGATAGGACAGCACGATCAATTAGATTTCCCATAAATGTAAGTAGAGCATTGGAAACAGGCCCTTGGCATTCTCTACTACACCCAGCTTCTGCAATAACAAGAAAAGCATTCTACGATTGTGGGAAGTTATCAGAGGAAAGGACTTTTGGGAATGATACTAAATTTTTGCTAAGTAGCTTCTTTATTTTGAATAATATAAGAAATGTAGATGAGTTCTTCTATATACGAAAAATACATCCGGGATCGCTTACAACATCTCCAGATACAATGATAGGGTCGAGTATTAGGAAAAAGTTAACTCGCACATGGAATTCTGATTTTGAGGAGGTACGAGAGAGGGGCATGAAACTGGAAAATTCAAGTTTAAAGTATGAAGGTTCAAAACTGATATTCGTAGTAAGGAAATTGTAA
- a CDS encoding ferritin produces the protein MKDIIRVKCLLSTEVEKLLNQQIKKEAQSSSAYLAMASWCNQHGYDFSSDYFFKQSDEERQHQLKIYKYVLDMGGTAISPEVSNIKLEYNSFREVFEEALDQEISVTQSLKNIAANCHKEQDYITVEFLNWFFKEQREEEYKARRALELFDVIGEEGTGRWQIDKHVGGIVYDSEA, from the coding sequence ATGAAAGACATCATCCGCGTTAAGTGTTTGCTTTCTACTGAAGTAGAAAAACTCTTAAATCAACAAATAAAAAAAGAAGCTCAATCTTCATCAGCATATTTAGCAATGGCATCATGGTGTAACCAACATGGTTACGATTTCTCCTCTGACTATTTCTTCAAACAGTCGGACGAAGAAAGACAACACCAGCTTAAAATCTATAAATATGTTTTAGATATGGGCGGTACTGCAATCTCTCCGGAAGTATCAAACATCAAATTAGAATATAACTCTTTCAGAGAAGTTTTCGAAGAAGCTTTAGATCAGGAAATCAGTGTTACTCAATCTTTGAAAAATATCGCAGCTAACTGCCATAAAGAACAAGATTATATTACTGTTGAATTCTTAAACTGGTTCTTCAAAGAACAACGTGAAGAAGAATACAAAGCAAGACGTGCGCTTGAGTTGTTCGACGTTATCGGCGAAGAAGGCACTGGCAGATGGCAAATCGACAAACATGTTGGTGGCATTGTTTATGACAGCGAAGCATAG
- the msrB gene encoding peptide-methionine (R)-S-oxide reductase MsrB produces the protein MKTILSSAILLLFFYTGYSQGKTTKNPYYSRTDTNVLKVSNAVWKKILPAELYAVARTGATQQAFTGSLWNSERRGMYYCAVCGNPLFKSDAKFASTCGWPSFFEPLKTKSTIYRADNSLGMERTEVLCARCGSHLGHIFDDGPAPTHKRFCMNSVSLDFVPDGLGK, from the coding sequence ATGAAAACTATATTAAGTTCTGCAATTCTATTATTGTTCTTTTATACTGGCTACAGTCAAGGTAAAACCACAAAAAACCCTTATTACTCCAGAACGGATACTAACGTATTAAAAGTAAGTAACGCGGTATGGAAAAAAATACTTCCTGCTGAGCTTTACGCAGTCGCAAGAACAGGGGCAACCCAGCAAGCCTTTACGGGAAGTCTTTGGAATTCTGAACGCAGAGGAATGTATTACTGTGCTGTTTGTGGAAATCCACTATTTAAGTCTGATGCAAAGTTTGCAAGTACCTGCGGATGGCCGAGCTTTTTCGAACCGCTAAAAACTAAAAGCACTATATACAGAGCAGATAATTCTTTAGGTATGGAAAGAACAGAAGTACTTTGTGCACGTTGTGGTTCTCACCTCGGACATATCTTTGATGACGGGCCAGCACCAACACATAAACGCTTCTGTATGAATTCTGTATCTCTTGATTTTGTACCTGATGGTTTAGGTAAATAG
- a CDS encoding TlpA disulfide reductase family protein: MKKTSTLLIGALLPFTLLAQQPFSLKGDVKGLLPGDKIFLSYNADGKSILDSAIAEKGIFTFTGKIKDPARSILYKKSATKGIRSDALSFYIEPANIKVTAIDSLKHATVSGSLVNADNSKLKASSKSIQDQLNVLNEEYSKFTPEQKNDKAFLESFSNRYDKTSEGLTPIYLDFARKNPGSYISLVVLSQLATDDKVQSDAEQLYNGLSPKVRETSTGKSIAGFFEAAKKTKIGQQALDFTQNDVNDKPVKLSDFKGKYVLVDFWASWCGPCRRENPNVVAAYNKYKDKGFTVLGVSLDQPGKKEAWLKAIEDDKLTWTHVSDLKFWDNAVAKLYGVRSIPANFLVDPSGKIIAKGLREEELQKKLAEILDAKSK, encoded by the coding sequence ATGAAAAAAACTTCTACGCTACTCATCGGAGCCTTGCTCCCGTTCACCTTACTTGCTCAGCAGCCATTCAGCCTCAAAGGAGACGTAAAAGGATTACTACCAGGAGATAAAATTTTTTTGTCTTACAATGCAGACGGAAAAAGTATACTGGATTCTGCAATAGCTGAAAAAGGTATTTTTACTTTCACCGGCAAAATTAAAGATCCCGCCAGAAGTATCCTCTATAAAAAATCTGCAACTAAAGGAATTAGAAGCGATGCTTTGTCATTTTATATCGAACCTGCAAATATTAAAGTGACTGCTATAGACTCTCTGAAACATGCAACAGTAAGCGGTTCTTTGGTTAATGCGGATAACAGTAAACTTAAAGCAAGCTCTAAATCTATTCAGGATCAGCTAAATGTACTTAACGAAGAATATTCAAAATTCACTCCGGAGCAGAAAAATGATAAAGCATTTCTGGAAAGCTTTTCCAACCGTTACGATAAAACCTCAGAAGGCCTGACTCCGATTTACCTGGATTTCGCCCGTAAAAATCCAGGATCTTACATTAGTCTTGTAGTTTTATCTCAATTAGCGACTGATGATAAAGTACAATCAGATGCAGAACAGCTTTATAATGGGCTTTCACCAAAAGTTCGTGAAACCAGTACAGGAAAAAGTATAGCAGGTTTCTTTGAAGCTGCAAAAAAGACAAAAATTGGTCAGCAGGCTTTGGATTTTACACAGAATGATGTGAATGATAAACCTGTGAAGTTATCAGACTTTAAAGGAAAATATGTTTTAGTTGATTTTTGGGCATCATGGTGTGGGCCATGCAGAAGGGAGAACCCAAATGTTGTTGCTGCCTATAACAAATATAAAGACAAAGGATTTACGGTATTAGGAGTTTCCTTAGATCAGCCTGGTAAGAAAGAAGCCTGGTTAAAAGCAATTGAGGATGATAAACTGACCTGGACTCATGTTTCAGATTTGAAATTCTGGGATAATGCAGTTGCAAAACTATATGGTGTCAGATCAATACCTGCTAATTTCCTGGTTGACCCTTCCGGAAAAATCATCGCTAAAGGTTTAAGAGAAGAAGAACTACAAAAGAAACTTGCAGAAATTTTAGATGCAAAATCAAAATAG
- a CDS encoding fasciclin domain-containing protein: protein MKKTFISAFALVAIAFASQTQVQAQSKMNMSGDTKMVGGAAMYPTKDIIDNAVNSKDHTTLVAAVKAAGLVETLKGAGPFTVFAPTNEAFDKLPKGTVATLVKPENKATLTKILTYHVVAGKMDSKAIAAAIKKGKGKAELTTVEGGKLWAWMEGKKLVLKDEKGGMSTVTIADVYQKNGVIHVVNSVLMPK from the coding sequence ATGAAAAAAACATTTATCTCAGCATTTGCTTTAGTAGCTATCGCATTTGCTTCACAAACACAAGTTCAGGCACAATCAAAAATGAATATGTCGGGCGATACCAAAATGGTAGGTGGTGCAGCAATGTATCCTACAAAAGATATTATTGATAATGCTGTAAATTCTAAAGACCATACTACATTGGTTGCTGCTGTTAAAGCTGCAGGTTTAGTCGAAACTTTAAAAGGAGCTGGCCCGTTTACAGTATTTGCACCAACTAATGAAGCATTTGATAAATTGCCAAAAGGTACTGTCGCTACTTTGGTTAAACCTGAAAACAAAGCTACCTTAACCAAAATCCTTACTTACCATGTTGTTGCTGGAAAAATGGATAGTAAAGCTATTGCAGCCGCCATCAAAAAAGGAAAAGGTAAAGCTGAGCTGACTACTGTTGAAGGTGGAAAACTTTGGGCATGGATGGAAGGCAAAAAATTAGTGCTGAAAGATGAAAAAGGTGGAATGAGCACAGTAACAATTGCTGATGTTTACCAGAAAAATGGTGTTATCCATGTAGTAAATAGTGTATTGATGCCAAAATAG
- a CDS encoding DoxX family protein, whose protein sequence is MKNEFSIPQLFLRLALGLGFILPVLDRLGILGPAGTKNVAWGNWENFISYTNTLMPFLGKSAAGFMGLIATLAEAAFAVLLITGYKTRLAAQGSFLLTLAFGLSMAIFLGIRAPFNYSVFADSAASLLLACIPVYKWSLDNYLSKEVL, encoded by the coding sequence ATGAAAAACGAATTTTCAATCCCACAATTGTTCTTACGCCTGGCACTGGGTTTAGGTTTTATCCTCCCTGTTTTAGATCGTCTGGGAATTCTTGGACCTGCGGGCACAAAAAATGTGGCCTGGGGTAACTGGGAAAACTTTATCAGCTATACCAATACGCTTATGCCATTCTTAGGAAAATCTGCCGCTGGATTCATGGGGCTGATTGCGACCCTGGCAGAAGCAGCTTTTGCTGTACTGTTAATTACAGGCTACAAAACGCGGCTGGCAGCACAAGGCAGCTTTTTGCTTACACTGGCTTTTGGATTAAGTATGGCTATATTCTTAGGAATAAGGGCACCATTTAATTATTCCGTGTTTGCAGATAGCGCAGCAAGTCTTTTGCTTGCCTGTATTCCTGTATACAAATGGAGTCTGGATAATTATCTATCTAAAGAGGTCTTATAG
- the msrB gene encoding peptide-methionine (R)-S-oxide reductase MsrB codes for MKQIASMTIIVLMFLTACGQQSGNGAKQKKYPVTKTETEWKKLLSPAAYQIMVERGTETPYHNAYYNNHEKGIYVSAATGEPLFSSDDKYDSGTGWPSFTKPINSTAIEVVSDNSLGMSRDEIVEAKTGLHLGHVFDDGPKDKGGLRYCMNSGAFKFIKK; via the coding sequence ATGAAACAGATAGCAAGTATGACAATAATCGTCCTGATGTTCTTAACAGCATGTGGACAGCAGTCAGGAAATGGTGCAAAGCAGAAAAAATACCCGGTTACTAAAACAGAGACAGAGTGGAAAAAGTTACTCAGTCCTGCCGCCTATCAGATCATGGTAGAAAGAGGAACAGAAACACCATACCATAATGCTTACTATAATAACCATGAAAAAGGAATCTATGTCAGTGCTGCTACCGGCGAACCCTTATTCAGCTCCGATGATAAATACGATTCAGGGACAGGATGGCCAAGTTTTACTAAACCCATTAATAGTACAGCTATAGAAGTAGTGAGTGATAATTCACTTGGGATGTCCAGAGATGAGATTGTGGAGGCAAAAACAGGGCTTCACCTGGGGCATGTATTCGACGATGGGCCAAAAGATAAAGGCGGGTTGAGGTATTGTATGAACTCAGGAGCCTTTAAATTCATCAAAAAGTAG